The following proteins are encoded in a genomic region of Danio rerio strain Tuebingen ecotype United States chromosome 16, GRCz12tu, whole genome shotgun sequence:
- the pimr209 gene encoding uncharacterized protein pimr209, whose translation MLDKGGFKAPLYITNNSMFKRFSLQTSSPMSAEAQPRVSDSARAAAGKTTRSTGLEASPTAAAMENSPTDKQAKRWKKGIRAFFRRIGKGLKRCTLCWPGENMLIPFPCSDPNEPQPELSGLQWALSIDPCPSGIELPISANPEPPSISGPSTVELTSDSDLEPSLVPSLLEIDLEDQDLSSLLSELTTMPEPDCLTWVKPVSSLTPDSEIPSISAPSASEITPVSGPSGCGPNNETGKSICAFFNRTWKSFKDRVLLWRRGNKVGLDPVGVPVSPQYLEDLLPAVETQRKRRKKKKEDLRPRLSGNFWALTEPAPSGFEVTLKPYPASPEPKTDPCPAGPEPKTDPCPASPEPKTDPCPASPEPKTDTCPASPEPKTEPCPASPEPKTDTCPASPEPKTEPCPASPEPKTEPCPASPEPKTEPCPASPEPKTDPCPASPEPKTEPCPASPEPKTEPCPASPEPKTEPCPASPEPKTEPCPASPEPKTEPCPASPESKTDPCPASPEPKTDPCPASSEPVVYQGPVDICADSFSSPLDPGLSDLVLEAVSELGSSSHEVKPDLEPSSASGPSSCKLTPGPIYSWPGKGSFYSFYDVGKILGSGAYGTVKLARRRFDGQKVAVKFLKKNTWDKFINVPGCAKPLVAEVAVNLLLRKSQSPHIVQMIDWYEEPEKYILIMEYPDPCETLEMFISGKGGSLGETVARGLFRQVVLAAKHCADQSIFHKDIKSDNILINTDTLQLKLIDFGCSELIMNPTSINHEWAMKEAICSLRNLLIEMVSGGQHFMSFLTRKDDQLIPGYSKEFQDLITQCHKKDDGGRATLEQILQHQWLQQV comes from the exons ATGTTAGATAAAGGTGGTTTCAAAGCACctttatatattacaaataacAGCATGTTTAAACGCTTTTCGTTACAAACCAGCAGCCCGATGTCCGCAGAAGCTCAGCCGAGGGTGAGTGACTCTGCACGGGCAGCTGCAGGAAAGACCACCCGCTCAACAGGATTGGAGGCTTCTCCTACAGCAGCAGCTATGGAGAACAGCCCAACTG ATAAACAAGCAAAAAGGTGGAAGAAAGGGATCCGTGCATTCTTTCGGCGAATAGGGAAGGGGCTCAAGCGTTGCACCCTCTGTTGGCCTGGAGAGAACATGTTGATCCCATTTCCATGCAGCGATCCCAATGAACCCCAGCCAGAATTATCTGGCCTCCAATGGGCATTATCAATCGATCCGTGCCCATCAGGTATTGAGCTGCCAATTAGTGCCAATCCTGAGCCACCATCAATATCAGGTCCATCAACAGTTGAGTTGACATCTGACAGTGATCTGGAGCCATCACTTGTTCCAAGTCTACTCGAGATCGATTTAGAGGACCAAGATCTATCCAGTCTGTTATCCGAGTTAACAACGATGCCAGAACCAGATTGTCTTACATGGGTAAAACCTGTGTCAAGTCTGACACCTGATTCTGAGATTCCATCCATCTCGGCTCCATCTGCATCTGAGATCACACCTGTATCAGGTCCATCTGGCTGTGGGCCAAATAATG AGACGGGAAAGTCCATCTGTGCATTCTTCAACCGGACATGGAAGTCTTTTAAGGATCGTGTCCTCCTCTGGCGACGGGGCAACAAAGTGGGCCTAGATCCAGTTGGCGTCCCAGTGTCTCCACAGTATTTGGAAGATCTCCTGCCAGCAGTCG AAACACAAAGAAAAAGGAGGAAGAAAAAGAAGGAAGATCTCCGTCCACGTTTAAGTGGAAACTTTTGGGCGTTAACTGAACCAGCTCCATCTGGTTTTGAGGTGACACTTAAACCTTATCCAGCCAGCCCTGAGCCAAAAACAGACCCATGTCCAGCCGGCCCAGAGCCAAAGACAGACCCATGTCCAGCCAGCCCTGAGCCAAAGACAGATCCATGTCCAGCCAGCCCTGAGCCAAAGACAGACACATGTCCAGCCAGCCCTGAGCCAAAGACAGAGCCATGTCCAGCCAGCCCTGAGCCAAAGACAGACACATGTCCAGCCAGCCCTGAGCCAAAGACAGAGCCATGTCCAGCCAGCCCTGAGCCAAAGACAGAGCCATGTCCAGCCAGCCCTGAGCCAAAGACAGAGCCATGTCCAGCCAGCCCTGAGCCAAAGACAGACCCATGTCCAGCCAGCCCTGAGCCAAAGACAGAGCCATGTCCAGCCAGCCCTGAGCCAAAGACAGAGCCATGTCCAGCCAGCCCTGAGCCAAAGACAGAGCCATGTCCAGCCAGCCCTGAGCCAAAGACAGAGCCATGTCCAGCCAGCCCTGAGCCAAAGACAGAGCCATGTCCAGCCAGCCCTGAGTCAAAGACAGACCCATGTCCAGCAAGCCCTGAGCCAAAGACAGACCCATGTCCAGCCAGCTCTGAGCCTGTGGTCTACCAGGGTCCAGTTGATATTTGTGCTGATTCATTCAGTTCACCTCTAGATCCAGGCCTATCCGATCTTGTTTTGGAGGCAGTATCTGAATTAGGATCATCCAGTCACGAAGTGAAGCCTGATCTGGAGCCATCATCTGCATCGGGTCCATCCAGTTGTAAGCTGACGCCTGGTCCAATTTATTCTTGGCCGGGTAAAG GATCATTTTACTCCTTTTATGATGTGGGAAAGATTCTGGGAAGTGGAGCCTATGGCACTGTGAAGTTGGCGAGACGCAGATTTGATGGCCAGAAG GTTGCTGTCAAATTTCTTAAAAAGAACACATGGGACAAGTTTATCAATGTG CCTGGATGTGCCAAACCTTTGGTTGCGGAAGTGGCAGTGAATCTGCTGCTGCGCAAATCCCAAAGCCCCCACATCGTACAAATGATCGATTGGTATGAGGAGCCAGAGAAGTACATCCTCATCATGGAATATCCAGATCCATGTGAGACCTTGGAAATGTTCATCAGTGGCAAAGGAGGATCACTAGGAGAAACTGTGGCTCGTGGCTTATTTCGCCAAGTGGTGCTCGCAGCCAAACACTGCGCTGACCAGAGCATCTTCCACAAAGACATCAAATCAGACAACATCCTGATCAACACGGACACGCTGCAGCTCAAATTGATTGACTTTGGCTGTAGTGAGCTTATTATGAACCCTACCTCTATAA ATCATGAATGGGCCATGAAAGAAGCCATTTGCAGCTTGCGAAATCTGCTTATAGAAATGGTGAGCGGAGGCCAGCATTTTATGTCATTTCTGACCAGAAAAGATGATCAGTTGATTCCAGGATATTCCAAAG AGTTTCAAGATCTGATAACTCAGTGCCATAAAAAAGATGACGGCGGAAGAGCAACGTTGGAGCAGATCTTGCAGCACCAATGGCTTCAGCAGGTTTGA
- the ccr11.1 gene encoding LOW QUALITY PROTEIN: C-C chemokine receptor type 5 (The sequence of the model RefSeq protein was modified relative to this genomic sequence to represent the inferred CDS: substituted 1 base at 1 genomic stop codon) yields MGMGKKGFNKYYNYNETEHLAPPCNDAKTKAFSEVFLPILYSIVFIIGIIGNGLVVWVFIRCRQKSNMTDVCLLNLALSDLLFLVSLPFWAHNAMNQRTFGKFMCHTITGLFMIGLYASIFFMVLLTLDRYAIIIHPNCMFFRNRSAKLGLALLVWMLSLLASLPNIIFANEKFDLNHIKSCQPDFPDNTSWMSFTYINMNLLSLIFPLIILIFCYSRIISTLFRMKSEKKPKLVKLILAVVTVYFLFFTPYNIVIFLLFLQRMEYFFSCEWHIDLSLAMQWVETIALSHCCLNPIIYAFASQQFRGAVKDQFPLCFRRYATVSQQASERRSSIFXRSSEYLTTKIT; encoded by the exons ATGgggatggggaagaaag GTTTTAATAAATACTACAATTATAACGAAACTGAACATTTGGCACCACCATGCAACGATGCCAAGACGAAGGCTTTCAGTGAGGTTTTCCTTCCCATCCTGTACAGCATAGTGTTCATCATTGGCATCATTGGGAATGGTCTGGTCGTGTGGGTCTTCATAAGATGTCGTCAAAAATCCAACATGACAGACGTGTGCCTCCTCAACCTAGCCCTATCTGACCTACTCTTCCTTGTGTCACTTCCATTTTGGGCTCACAATGCCATGAATCAGCGGACTTTTGGCAAGTTTATGTGTCACACCATCACAGGTCTCTTCATGATTGGTCTCTACGCCAGCATCTTCTTCATGGTTCTCTTGACGCTTGATCGCTATGCCATTATCATTCATCCCAACTGTATGTTCTTCAGAAACCGCTCTGCAAAATTGGGTTTGGCCTTGTTGGTATGGATGCTCAGCCTGTTGGCGTCCTTACCTAACATCATTTTTGCCAACGAGAAATTTGATTTAAACCACATAAAATCCTGCCAACCTGATTTTCCTGACAATACATCCTGGATGTCCTTCACTTACATTAACATGAACCTTCTGAGCTTGATTTTCCCTCTGATTATCCTGATCTTTTGTTATTCCCGGATTATCTCTACTCTGTTCAGAATGAAATCAGAAAAAAAGCCCAAACTGGTCAAACTGATCCTGGCTGTGGTAACGGTTTATTTTCTCTTCTTTACCCCATACAACATTGTCATATTTCTTCTGTTCCTGCAGAGAATGGAGTACTTCTTTTCTTGCGAGTGGCATATTGATTTGAGTCTTGCCATGCAGTGGGTGGAAACCATCGCCTTGAGTCACTGTTGCCTCAACCCAATCATCTATGCATTTGCCAGTCAGCAGTTCAGAGGAGCAGTCAAAGATCAGTTTCCATTGTGTTTCAGGCGATACGCAACTGTCTCTCAACAGGCATCTGAAAGAAGAAGCTCAATCTTCTAAAGATCTTCTGAATATTTGACCACAAAAATTACATAA